In the genome of Meles meles chromosome 4, mMelMel3.1 paternal haplotype, whole genome shotgun sequence, one region contains:
- the LOC123940216 gene encoding protein BTG3-like, protein MKNEIAAVVFFFTRLVRKHDKLKKEAVERFAEKLTLILQEKYKNHWYPEKPSKGQAYRCIHVNKFQRVDPDVLKACENSCILYSDLGLPKELTLWVDPCEVCCRYGEKNNAFIVASFENEDENKDEISKKVTRALDKVTSDYHSGSSSSDEETSKEVEVKPSSMTATPSPVYQISELMFPPLPLWHPLPRKKPGMYRGNGHQNHYPPPVPFGYPNQGRKNKPYRPIPVTWVPPPGMHCDRNHWINPHMLAPH, encoded by the coding sequence ATGAAGAACGAAATTGCTGCTGTTGTCTTCTTTTTCACAAGGCTAGTTCGAAAACATGACAAGTTGAAAAAAGAGGCAGTTGAGAGGTTTGCTGAGAAATTGACTCTTATActtcaagaaaaatataaaaatcactggTATCCAGAAAAACCATCAAAAGGACAGGCCTACAGATGCATTCATGTCAATAAGTTTCAGAGAGTTGATCCTGATGTCCTGAAAGCCTGTGAGAACAGCTGCATCTTGTACAGTGATCTAGGCTTACCAAAGGAACTCACTCTGTGGGTGGATCCATGTGAGGTGTGCTGTCGGTATGGAGAGAAAAACAATGCATTCATTGTTGCCAGCTTTGAAAATGAGGATGAGAATAAGGATGAAATCTCCAAGAAGGTTACCAGGGCCCTTGATAAGGTTACCTCGGATTATCATTCAGGATCCTCTTCTTCAGATGAAGAAACGAGTAAGGAAGTAGAAGTGAAACCCAGTTCCATGACTGCAACCCCAAGCCCTGTGTACCAGATTTCAGAATTGATGTTCCCACCTCTTCCATTGTGGCACCCTTTGCCCAGAAAAAAGCCAGGAATGTACCGAGGGAATGGTCATCAGAATCACTATCCTCCTCCTGTTCCATTTGGTTATCCAAAtcagggaagaaagaataaaCCGTATCGCCCAATTCCAGTAACATGGGTACCTCCTCCTGGAATGCATTGTGACCGAAATCACTGGATTAATCCTCACATGTTAGCACCTCACTAG